The nucleotide window CTTTGACATGGTAAGGAAGAAGGAGAGAAAGGGAGATTACCTGGGGAAGACCGTCCAGTACATCCCCCATGTTACAGATGTGATCAAGAATCATATATTCACGATAGCAAAGGATGAGGCGGCTGACCTGGTTATCATTGAGATAGGCGGCACGGTCGGTGACATAGAGAATGAGCTTTTCCTCGAGGCCATGAGGCAACTGAAGGAGGATGCGGGCAGGGGAAATACAGTCTATGTACACCTTACCTATGTGCCGATACCATATGGCGTAAATGAGCAGAAATCAAAACCAACACAGCAGAGCGTCAATCTCCTGAAGCAGCGGGGCATATTCCCTGACATAATAATAGGCAGGTGCACCGAATATCTTACAAAAGATATAAAGGCAAAGATCTCCAGCTTCTGTGATGTTGACCCTGAGGCTGTTATAACCGGTCTGGATGTGGATGATATCTATAAAATACCCCTTGTATTTGAAGAGGAGGGGCTTCCCGGCATACTACACAAGAAACTAAATATCTACAGCCCCCCTGATCTGAGAAAGTGGCGGCAGCTTGTCAACAATATCAAGGCCCCGAAAAAGGAAATAACCGTGGCCATGTGCGGCAAGTACACAAAGCTTGAAGACTCATATGCCTCGATTATTGAATCCTTTAATCACTGCTCCGCACACCTTGAGTGTAAAATCAATATCAGGTGGATTGAAACAACTGAGCTTTCAAACACCTCATTTATGAATGAGGTGGATGGCATTGTTGTGCCAGGGGGATTTGGTTCACGAGGTGTGGAAGGCAAGATAGAGACAATAAGAGTGGCCCGCGAGAAGAATATCCCCTTCCTTGGCCTTTGCCTGGGGCTGCACATGGCAATCATAGAGTTTTCAAGGAATGTGTGTGGCCTTACCGGGGCAAACTCCACTGAGATGGATATTAAAACACCCCATCCGGTAATAGACATACTGCCTGAACAGAAAGATATCACAGAAAAGGGCGGCACCATGAGGCTTGGCGCCTATACCGCGATACTCAAAGAGGGGACATTGACAAAGGCCCTGTATGGTAAAGATGAGGCATCAGAGAGGCATAGACACAGGTACGAGGTCAACCCTGAGTACCACGAGATACTCACAAAGAACGGCATGGTCTTTTCAGGGACATCTCAGGATGGCAGGCTTGTAGAGTTTATAGAACTGGAGGGGCATAAGTATTTTGTTGCAACCCAGGCTCACCCTGAACTCAAATCCAGGATGGAGACGCCCGCGCCCCTGTTTTACGGCTTTGTAAAGGCCTGTCTCGAATGAAAAAGGTATATCAATGAGTAGATACAGGGTCGTATTTACAGGTCTGACACGCACAGAGGAGTATTTTAAGGGTCATATCGCAAGATTTGGGATAACCCCCGGTGACACAGAGACCATGATTAAAAAGGCGCCTGTTGTCTTAAAGGAGGCTGACTCCCTTGAATTTATCAGGAAATACGCCAGGACGATTATGCAGGCAGGAGGGGATGTCTATATCCAGACCTGTAAAGAGAGGTGCATGAGTAAAAACCTCTCCGGGTGCGTGGCGGGCATGGAGAGCTTCACACAGTGTACCCGGTGCGGCCACAGGCAGCAGAAGAAGGTGAAATGCGAAAGATGCGGTTTTATATTGAAACAGCATAAATAATTTAAAAGGTATTCCGGCCATGATTTGTGCTTCTTTTTACATCAGACCGGACATAAGAAACTTAATTTTCAAGGTGAAAAGATATGGAAGAATATAAACAGAGGCTCGCAAGGCTGCTTGCACAGACAGGCGCACTTTTCTTTGATGATAACCTTATCCTTAAAGACACAAGGCCCACCCCCTATTTTGTAAATTTCGGGATGTTCAGGACAGGTAAGCTTGTAAGAGAGTTAGGCTCCCTCTTCAGCGATATGATCATGGGGACAGGCCTTATCTCAAAAACAGATATAATACTGGGGCCATCATATAAGGGCAGTGCCATTGCCCTGGCAACCGCCATAGGCCTCTATGAAAAATACGGCCATGATCTCTTATTTGAATATGACAGAAAAGAGGCTAAAAAACATGGCGAAGGCAGCTCATCAAACAGCCTGCTTGTAAACCGCACCCTGTTTGACGGGTGCAGGATCTTTATTGTTGACGATGTTACCACAACAATGGGCACAAAATATGAACTCATAGAGAGCCTTAATAATGAGGCTGCTTCACAGGGGATAAAGATTATTATTTCAGGTATTGGCATTGCTGTGGACAGGGAGCAGAGCACAGCGGTATATGACAGCCAGGGCAAATATATCCCTGATGTAAAGGGCGAAAACACCATTAAAACATTCACCTTGAAAACCGGCATCCCAGTCTTTTCTATCGCAGGGATAAAGGAGATGATTAAATACCTTTATGAAGAAAAGGTCCCGGTCATGATTTGCGGAAAGAGGAGACACATCGATGACAATACAAAGGATCTTTTTGACAGGTACATAAAGACCTACGGGAATTAAACCTGTTTTTTCGCTGCCTCTATAAGCTCAAGGAGAGACTGTACCTTTGTGGGTCTTTGCCTTTCAAAGGCATTTTCCCACTCCTTTTCTGAGAGTAACCCTCTTAAATACTCTTCAACTGGAAAATATTGAAACCAGCAGTCAAGGGCCTTGAAACAGGGCAGCCCCTTGTTTTCCATGCGACAGTATGAGAAGGTGACTGCATGCCCGAGCTTAGGGCAGCGGATCTGATACGCATCAAAACGGATATTGTTTTCGTCTGACATACTTACCTTCCGGAAAAATAAAAACCCCCGCAGGGAATTGGGCCTGAGGGGGTTTCGGCGTGTAAATAGAAGAAATATTTTTAATTTACAGCGTCTTTAAGACTTTTACCGGCAACAAACTTTGGCACCTTTTTGGCTTTGATTTTGATTGCTTCGCCGGTCTGTGGGTTTCTACCCGTCCTTGCTTTCCTCTTGTCTACCTTGAATGTACCGAACCCCACCAGTGTGACTGTCTCTTTTTTCTTAAGAGCCTTTGATATTGAATCAAATACACAGTCAACTGCCGCAGTGGCCTCTTTCTTTGTAGCCACTACCTTTGCTACCTCGTTAATCAGATCACCCTTATTCATTGTTTCCTCCTTTCAAAAATGGTATGAAATAAAAATCGAAAGTATGAGGACAATAAAGCAATGAAACATAAATATCAAGCATAAAATACAGCGTTGATCATTTTTTCCACGCTATTCTTCATTCTTGGCCCCATACAACCTCAAAACACTGCCATGAGTTGAATGTTACGGCCTTGTAACAATAAGACCTTTACTAGGGTTCCCCACCATGACTTCTGTTGACTGCATTGCCCCGGCTGTGTTATGTGCCTTCAGTAGTATCTTTTATGCCATGAAGAGCATAGACCTGATTAACAAACCTTCTGATGGTAAAGACATGGACAAAAAAATTGCAGCACAAAAAAAGAATACCCTTATTAGCCACCTTAAACGCCTGCCATCTCTCATGATCGCATTTTCAGGCGGGGTTGACAGCACCTTCCTTCTTGCGGTTGCAGCAGAGGCGCTTGGCGAAAGGGTATTGGCCGTTACAGCAACATCAAATGTTCACCCGATAACTGACATCAGGAATGCGAAGGAATTCACTTCATTGAAGGGGATAAGGCACATCATGTATGAGTCAGATGAAAAAAATATCCCCGAATTCAGGGCAAACCTGCCTGATCGCTGTTACCACTGCAAAAAGGCTATCTGCAACAAACTGAAAGAGATCGCAAAAGCACATGGCATCACACATATTGCCCACGCGATTAATACTGATGACCTTTCCGATTACAGACCGGGGATAAAGGCGGCACAAGAGATGGGCCTTATTGCCCCCCTTGTTGATGCTGAATTGACCAAGGAGGAGATACGCTTCCTGTCAAAGGAGATGTGTCTTAAAACATGGGACATGCCTTCAATGGCATGCCTTGCCTCACGCATACCTTATGGGGAGTCAATCACCGATGAAAAGATATCCATGGTACAAAGGGCTG belongs to Desulfatiglans sp. and includes:
- the pyrG gene encoding CTP synthase (glutamine hydrolyzing), translating into MDTKYIVVTGGVLSGLGKGIAAASIGHLLSSKLKIIPIKCDGYLNVDPGTMNPYEHGEVFVLDDGGEVDMDFGHYERFLGTTCKSNWNLTMGKVFDMVRKKERKGDYLGKTVQYIPHVTDVIKNHIFTIAKDEAADLVIIEIGGTVGDIENELFLEAMRQLKEDAGRGNTVYVHLTYVPIPYGVNEQKSKPTQQSVNLLKQRGIFPDIIIGRCTEYLTKDIKAKISSFCDVDPEAVITGLDVDDIYKIPLVFEEEGLPGILHKKLNIYSPPDLRKWRQLVNNIKAPKKEITVAMCGKYTKLEDSYASIIESFNHCSAHLECKINIRWIETTELSNTSFMNEVDGIVVPGGFGSRGVEGKIETIRVAREKNIPFLGLCLGLHMAIIEFSRNVCGLTGANSTEMDIKTPHPVIDILPEQKDITEKGGTMRLGAYTAILKEGTLTKALYGKDEASERHRHRYEVNPEYHEILTKNGMVFSGTSQDGRLVEFIELEGHKYFVATQAHPELKSRMETPAPLFYGFVKACLE
- a CDS encoding HU family DNA-binding protein → MNKGDLINEVAKVVATKKEATAAVDCVFDSISKALKKKETVTLVGFGTFKVDKRKARTGRNPQTGEAIKIKAKKVPKFVAGKSLKDAVN
- the larE gene encoding ATP-dependent sacrificial sulfur transferase LarE gives rise to the protein MDKKIAAQKKNTLISHLKRLPSLMIAFSGGVDSTFLLAVAAEALGERVLAVTATSNVHPITDIRNAKEFTSLKGIRHIMYESDEKNIPEFRANLPDRCYHCKKAICNKLKEIAKAHGITHIAHAINTDDLSDYRPGIKAAQEMGLIAPLVDAELTKEEIRFLSKEMCLKTWDMPSMACLASRIPYGESITDEKISMVQRAEDILAEAGLKQYRVRYHGTVARIEAGTDDFSMFSNQQFREKIIKDFKSIGFLHIALDLEGYRSGSMNRGL